In Paracoccus fistulariae, a single window of DNA contains:
- a CDS encoding ExbD/TolR family protein — protein sequence MASSVVKRVNRKGRGRRRNAPMSEINVTPFVDVMLVLLVIFMVAAPLMTAGIPLNLPETAATAVPSESEEPLVVSIPAEGEITVMNTPVAESQIVSQVQVVLANRQSERVFLRADGALPYARVVQVMGALNAAGLTDIVLVTETGGPRMDE from the coding sequence ATGGCCTCGTCAGTCGTCAAAAGGGTCAACAGAAAGGGTCGCGGGCGTCGGCGCAACGCGCCCATGTCCGAAATCAACGTGACGCCCTTTGTCGATGTCATGCTGGTGCTGCTGGTGATTTTCATGGTCGCCGCGCCGCTGATGACGGCGGGCATTCCGCTGAACCTGCCGGAAACCGCCGCCACCGCCGTCCCTTCGGAGTCGGAAGAACCGCTGGTCGTGTCGATCCCGGCCGAGGGTGAGATCACGGTGATGAACACCCCGGTGGCGGAATCGCAGATCGTCAGCCAGGTGCAGGTCGTTCTGGCCAATCGTCAAAGCGAACGTGTGTTCCTGCGCGCGGATGGCGCCCTGCCCTATGCCCGCGTGGTGCAGGTCATGGGCGCGCTGAACGCCGCCGGTCTGACAGATATCGTGCTGGTTACCGAGACCGGTGGCCCGCGCATGGATGAGTGA
- the tolQ gene encoding protein TolQ, producing MEPIQAAQAVDFSLMALFTRASLTVQIVMVILIIASVWGWAIIIRKFLTFANARREAARFDRAFWSGEPLDDLYDRLGENPKGASERIFAAGMTEWRRSHREDGKLIPGGLQRIDRAMNVAIQREEARLFRGLSFLATVGSTAPFIGLFGTVWGIKTAFEGIAMSQDTSLAVVAPGIAEALLATALGLLAAIPAVIFYNKLSGDAERIVGNWEAFADEFSTLLSRQLDEA from the coding sequence ATGGAACCGATTCAGGCCGCGCAGGCCGTTGATTTCTCGCTGATGGCGCTTTTCACCCGCGCCTCGCTGACCGTGCAGATCGTGATGGTGATCCTGATCATCGCCTCGGTCTGGGGCTGGGCGATCATCATCCGGAAATTCCTGACCTTCGCCAATGCCCGCCGCGAAGCGGCACGGTTCGACCGCGCCTTCTGGTCGGGCGAGCCTCTGGACGATCTCTATGACCGTCTGGGCGAAAACCCCAAGGGCGCCAGCGAGCGGATCTTTGCTGCCGGAATGACCGAATGGCGCCGCAGCCACCGCGAGGATGGCAAGCTGATCCCGGGCGGTCTGCAGCGCATCGACCGCGCCATGAATGTGGCGATCCAACGCGAAGAAGCCCGCCTGTTCCGTGGCCTGTCCTTCCTGGCCACCGTCGGCTCGACCGCGCCGTTTATCGGCCTTTTCGGGACAGTCTGGGGCATCAAGACCGCCTTCGAAGGCATCGCCATGTCGCAAGATACCAGCCTTGCCGTCGTCGCCCCCGGCATTGCCGAGGCGCTGCTGGCCACCGCGCTTGGCCTGCTGGCCGCAATTCCGGCGGTGATCTTCTACAACAAGCTGTCGGGCGATGCGGAACGTATCGTCGGCAATTGGGAAGCCTTCGCCGACGAATTCTCGACCCTGCTGTCGCGTCAACTGGACGAGGCATAA
- a CDS encoding CoA transferase subunit A, producing the protein MKKVYANANEALDGLLTDGMLIAAGGFGLSGIPELLIAAIRDSGVKDLTVASNNAGVDDFGLGLLLQTKQIRKMISSYVGENAEFMRQYLSGELELEFNPQGTLAERMRAGGAGIPGFYTKTGVGTVIADGKEVKNFDGEDYILERGIVADLAIVKAWKADDTGNLIFRKTARNFNPPAAMCGKICVAEVEEIVPRGSIDPDHIHLPGIYVHRIIQGQHEKRIEQRTTRKREEA; encoded by the coding sequence ATGAAAAAGGTCTATGCCAATGCGAATGAGGCTCTGGACGGTCTGCTGACGGACGGCATGCTGATCGCCGCCGGCGGTTTCGGCCTGTCGGGTATCCCGGAACTGCTGATCGCGGCGATCCGCGACAGCGGGGTCAAGGACCTGACTGTCGCCAGCAATAATGCGGGCGTCGACGATTTCGGCCTGGGCCTGTTGCTGCAAACGAAGCAGATCAGGAAGATGATCAGCAGCTATGTCGGAGAGAATGCCGAATTCATGCGGCAATATCTGTCGGGCGAGTTGGAACTGGAATTCAACCCTCAGGGCACGCTGGCCGAGCGCATGCGCGCGGGCGGCGCTGGCATCCCCGGTTTTTATACCAAGACCGGCGTCGGCACGGTGATTGCCGATGGCAAGGAGGTCAAGAATTTCGATGGTGAGGATTACATTCTGGAACGCGGAATCGTCGCGGATCTGGCGATCGTGAAGGCCTGGAAGGCCGATGACACCGGCAACCTGATCTTCCGCAAGACCGCGCGCAATTTCAACCCGCCCGCGGCCATGTGCGGCAAGATCTGCGTGGCAGAGGTCGAAGAGATCGTCCCGCGCGGCAGCATCGACCCCGATCACATCCACCTGCCCGGGATCTATGTGCACCGGATCATCCAGGGGCAGCATGAAAAGCGCATCGAACAGCGCACCACTCGCAAGCGTGAGGAGGCTTGA
- a CDS encoding prephenate dehydrogenase: MSSLPSVAIIGFGAFGQLVARHLRGRASLCICDPQVRSNDLPQVDSQIAARCDVIILAVPLSALRGVLSRMADHLRPGALVIDVCSVKIQPARMMQELLPDHVDLVCSHPLFGPRSAPDGLAGHRIAWCPLRGPQHLRAVALMRRMGLRVIRSTPDSHDREMAIVQGLTHLIARGLSDLGPLPDRLTTASYRHLMQAVAMVQDDSPALLHTILSQNPHAETTRSQFLDRINGLAQG, translated from the coding sequence ATGTCGTCTCTGCCCTCTGTCGCCATTATCGGCTTCGGCGCGTTTGGCCAGCTTGTCGCCCGCCATCTGCGCGGCCGTGCCAGCCTTTGCATCTGCGATCCGCAGGTCCGGTCCAATGATCTGCCGCAGGTCGATAGCCAGATCGCCGCCCGCTGCGATGTGATCATTCTGGCCGTGCCGCTGTCGGCGCTGCGGGGCGTGCTGTCGCGTATGGCGGATCATCTGCGACCGGGGGCGCTGGTCATCGACGTCTGTTCGGTCAAGATCCAGCCTGCACGGATGATGCAGGAACTGCTGCCCGATCATGTCGATCTGGTCTGCAGCCATCCTCTCTTCGGTCCGCGAAGCGCGCCTGACGGGCTGGCCGGGCATCGCATCGCCTGGTGCCCGCTGCGGGGGCCGCAGCATCTGCGCGCTGTGGCCCTGATGCGGCGCATGGGATTGCGGGTGATCCGCAGCACCCCGGACAGCCATGACAGAGAGATGGCCATCGTGCAGGGGCTGACGCATCTGATCGCCCGCGGCCTGTCGGATCTGGGGCCGTTGCCGGACCGGCTGACCACCGCAAGCTATCGGCACCTGATGCAGGCGGTCGCGATGGTGCAGGACGATTCGCCCGCGCTCTTGCACACCATCCTGTCCCAGAACCCGCATGCAGAGACGACGCGCAGTCAGTTTCTGGACAGAATCAATGGGCTGGCGCAGGGCTGA
- a CDS encoding CoA transferase subunit B gives MAGEQKGWDRNQMAARAAEELEDGMYVNLGIGIPTLVANYVGDKDITLQSENGMLGMGPFPYEGEEDADLINAGKQTITELARTSYFDSATSFAMIRGGKIAAAILGAMEVAENGDLANWMIPGKLVKGMGGAMDLVAGVGRVIVVMDHTNKAGESKVLKACTLPLTGKNVVHRIITNLGVLDVVDGGLKIVQLADGVTEEELRGATEATIV, from the coding sequence ATGGCCGGTGAACAAAAGGGTTGGGACCGCAACCAGATGGCCGCGCGCGCGGCCGAGGAACTGGAAGACGGCATGTATGTGAACCTTGGCATCGGGATTCCGACGCTGGTGGCCAATTATGTCGGCGACAAGGACATCACCCTGCAATCCGAAAACGGCATGCTGGGCATGGGCCCTTTCCCCTATGAGGGCGAAGAGGATGCCGATCTGATCAACGCGGGCAAGCAGACCATCACCGAACTGGCCCGCACCAGCTATTTCGACAGTGCCACCAGCTTTGCGATGATCCGTGGCGGCAAGATCGCTGCGGCGATTCTGGGGGCCATGGAAGTCGCGGAAAACGGCGATCTGGCGAACTGGATGATTCCGGGCAAGCTGGTCAAGGGCATGGGCGGTGCAATGGATCTGGTCGCCGGCGTCGGCCGCGTGATCGTGGTCATGGATCACACCAACAAGGCCGGTGAATCCAAGGTTCTGAAGGCCTGCACGCTGCCGCTGACCGGCAAGAATGTGGTCCATCGGATCATTACCAATCTGGGCGTTCTGGATGTCGTCGATGGCGGGCTGAAGATCGTCCAGCTGGCCGATGGCGTGACCGAGGAAGAGCTGCGCGGCGCGACCGAAGCCACCATCGTCTGA
- the ybgC gene encoding tol-pal system-associated acyl-CoA thioesterase — MSHSLPLRVYYEDTDLAGIVYYANYLKFIERGRSEWLRDLGIDQRRMKDEGGQVFAVRRVEADYLRPAVFDDLLEVTTALAQMTPARIVVDQAVRRGGQVLFTARVTIACLDANGRPTRIPAIVARAIAQN; from the coding sequence ATGAGCCACAGCTTGCCCCTCCGCGTCTATTACGAAGATACCGATCTTGCCGGGATCGTCTATTACGCCAATTACCTGAAATTCATCGAGCGTGGCCGGTCGGAATGGCTGCGCGATCTGGGCATCGATCAGCGCCGGATGAAGGATGAGGGAGGTCAGGTCTTTGCCGTCCGCCGGGTCGAGGCCGACTACCTGCGTCCGGCCGTTTTCGATGACCTGCTGGAGGTGACGACCGCTCTGGCGCAGATGACCCCTGCCCGCATCGTCGTGGATCAGGCGGTCAGGCGCGGCGGGCAGGTGCTTTTCACCGCCCGCGTCACGATTGCCTGCCTTGATGCCAATGGCCGCCCGACCCGCATCCCGGCCATCGTCGCCCGCGCCATCGCGCAAAACTGA